The following are encoded together in the Cynocephalus volans isolate mCynVol1 chromosome 4, mCynVol1.pri, whole genome shotgun sequence genome:
- the LOC134376381 gene encoding olfactory receptor 52B2: protein MTHTNRTIFHPEVFVLLGIPGLEAYHIWLSIPLCLMYITAVLGNSILIMVIITERNLHEPMYFFLSMLAITDILLSTTTVPKALAIFWLHAHDIAFHACVTQVFFVHVMFVGESAILLAMAFDRFVAICAPLRYTAVLTWPVVGRIALAIVTRSFCIIFPVIFLLKRLPFCRTNIVPHSYCEHIGVARLACADITINIWYGFSVPIVMVILDVILIAVSYFLILQAVFHLPSQDARQKALSTCGSHLCVILMFYVPSFFTLLTHRFGHNIPRHVHILLANLYVVVPPMLNPIVYGVKTKQIRDSIAHRFFDIKTWCCSSPLGISTPHFRQGS from the coding sequence ATGACTCACACCAACCGTACCATCTTCCACCCTGAAGTTTTTGTCCTACTTGGCATCCCTGGATTGGAAGCTTATCACATTTGGTTGTCAATACCCCTTTGCCTCATGTATATCACTGCAGTCCTTGGGAACAGTATCCTGATAATGGTCATCATCACAGAACGTAATCTTCATGAGCCcatgtatttctttctgtccatGCTGGCCATCACGGACATTCTGCTGTCTACTACTACTGTGCCCAAGGCCCTAGCCATCTTTTGGCTCCATGCCCATGACATTGCCTTTCATGCCTGTGTCACCCAAGTCTTCTTTGTTCATGTGATGTTTGTTGGGGAGTCAGCCATCCTGTTAGCCATGGCCTTTGACCGCTTTGTGGCCATTTGTGCCCCGCTGCGATATACAGCAGTGCTAACATGGCCTGTCGTGGGAAGGATTGCTCTGGCCATTGTCACCCGAAGTTTCTGCATCATCTTCCCAGTGATCTTCTTGCTGAAGCGGCTGCCCTTCTGCCGAACCAACATCGTCCCCCATTCCTACTGCGAGCATATTGGAGTGGCCCGCTTAGCCTGTGCTGACATCACTATTAACATCTGGTATGGCTTCTCAGTGCCCATTGTCATGGTCATCTTGGATGTGATTCTCATTGCTGTGTCTTACTTTCTGATCCTCCAGGCAGTGTTTCATTTACCCTCCCAGGATGCTCGGCAAAAAGCCCTCAGCACTTGCGGCTCCCATCTCTGTGTCATCCTCATGTTTTatgttccttccttctttactttGTTGACCCATCGCTTTGGGCATAACATTCCTCGACATGTTCATATCCTGCTGGCCAATCTTTATGTGGTGGTGCCACCAATGCTCAACCCCATTGTCTATGGTGTGAAGACTAAGCAGATCCGGGACAGTATAGCCCACCGGTTCTTTGACATCAAGACTTGGTGCTGTTCCTCCCCTCTGGGAATTTCCACACCTCACTTTCGTCAAGGAAGCTAG